Below is a window of Corvus cornix cornix isolate S_Up_H32 chromosome 2, ASM73873v5, whole genome shotgun sequence DNA.
AGGATGACTTAAGCATAataatttcagaggaaatacagttcatcatcatcattattagacaaacaaataaattatcATCTGTATTCTTACCCAGTTCTGGGGGCAGCACAGTAAGACGATTTCCCTGGATATGCAGTTCCTTAAGCTGGGTGAGCTCACCAATTTCTTTAGGCAGTGATATCAGGTCATTGTCTCTAAGACTCAGCTAAGAGCAAACATAAATTCAGTCAGAACAATTTTCAGTTACCATAAAGCAGCCCAAAAGAGAactctgctccctctgcccccaCCTTTCTCCTGAATGCTCAGTTCTTCCAATTTATTAACAAGTGTCTTCTGGTAAACAAGAAACAGTTCCAGGTGTAGTGGTCTGTTCCTGCAAACCTACCCTACTACTCCTCAAATTGACTGGATCCTATTCCTACAAGTATTGCAAAAGTGAATTGATTTTCCAAGAATTTAGATAAATTACTTACTATCTGCAACTTTGTGAGCTTCCCAATATCTGGCGGCAGGATTTCAAAATCGTTGTCACTTAGATAGAGTGCACGAAGGGTGGCTGCAAATTAAATAGCAATATATAAACAGGGTGGCATATAACCCAACCATTTGAGGTCTAATCAATAAAAAGGAGTCAGGTTTGATTAATAACCCTGACTTGGTGAAAAGCCTCTGACATACCCAGGGCTCACAATAATAACAAGCAGGTCAAACTTAGATTTACTGGCTTATTATATTGTTGGTGAGTTCAGGAAAACATCTATATTCAAAAAGACTAACACAATTAACAATTTCTGCAACAGTAGACTCTGGCAGATTCTGGCAAATAGTCTGAATGCTCAGACGTGAGAATAAAGTCATTACTCTTTATTACCCCCGATTCTTATTTATTGCATCAATTTGCATCctaaacaaacattaaaaaaagtctgCGTTTTTTTGGCAAATACGCATCTATCTTAAGCTCTACAGAAACCACACTGGGAAAGAGatctgaaatgaaatacagGAGACTCAAACTGTATGATTTGTAATTTCCATGTGAAGTCTCAATGaaattcaccaaaaaaaagatgACCTAGCACAACTATGCAGCTTGCTATTATGGAACAAGCATACACGACAGctggaaaaaggaattaaaatggAGACTCACAAAGAACTGTCAGgtgcagcaggagagaaggTGGTCAGATCAGCAAAACCTCTCCTTCCCACCAGAGGAGATCCTATTTGTCTTACGTAGTTCACTCCTCCTCTTCTCATTTCACTAAATGTGACCATTTTTAATAATGCTGACTTAAAGATTTCCCTGTGCCAGGTTACAATCACAACATCCCTCAGAGAGCAGCActccttctctcccctcacCTGTCACTTTGATGCTGAAGGCACCGATCCTGAAGCCACTTCAGCACAGTACACGGAAAAGCAGAATCACTGAAATCTAGAAAGCGCCAGAATTCAAGTTGCTCAGGCAACCATAATGCAGACCTTTTGCACATATGCATTACAATACCTTTCTGTCAACTCTCTGGGTATATATTTTTAGCATATGCAAAGATCAGCTTAGCTCTACCATTCCTCTGCCAAGCTTTGTAACCTCAGCATATGTTTTAATGTACTGGATACCTCAACATCCAAATGCTGTTAAAACTATTTTAGTAATGAACCATCAAGAAGACATTTGTTTTCAGACTCAACACACAACAGTTGTGTTGCAAAACAGTTTATCTTCCCCTGAGGCTTGCAGCCCTTCATGATGTTTTAACTGAGTATGGGACCCAAGGAAATATTACTCAGAAGAAAACTAATATACCATTACTAAGCAAGTCTTGTCGTGTCCAAAGGTGTCAGGTAACTGTATGATAAATATTGCTGTGCTATGTAGAAATATTCAAgatatattaaaagaaaaacataaacactgggaaaaaatctGTTGTATTTTGGTCTCCATCAAATAAATTTCaactgcagaaagcaaagcacCATATCCTGAAGATCTGTAGAATTTTTAGAAAAGTTTCTTACTCAGATAGAAGAAGTTTCCCGGTAgggaattttcatttaaattgttGTAAGTCAAGTCAAGAACTTCTAGGGCTGGTAAAGAGCCAAATCCCCTTGGCAAGGTGTTTAACCTGTTCATGCTgtaagtaaagagaaaaaaaaaagaatattacaTCAGTATTCACTTTACCTAACAGGAGTGACACAGGCCACAagagttttgggtttttttccctttttttcccttaaaaaaatgtAACCTATGCCAAGATTTCCTCTTGTTTTGAAAAGGGTTTGATGCTCCCAGATACTGAGCAAGTCTTTTGCAATGCAGACCTTTTTATAACCTCTCATTCCCATAAATATACTCAAAACTTAGGCACTCTGAAGGGATTGTCTCTTATGTCaaccagcagccacagctgaagCACACAGCACTAGGGAGAGAGGTGTCACAATGCCATGCTCAGCTTAAACAGTGTTCCATGGGGAAAGCTGGTCCTTGGTAGATGACTTCTAGCTAAACTACAAATTACCCTTTTACACATCATCTTGACCATTTGCCATTCTGCCACGTAGTTCTTCACCATGGTACCAAACACAAAAGAGAATTCCTCAACTGCATGGTGTTTATATTCATTGGTAACTGCTGCTCAAACCTCTTCTTAAGAATAGCAAATCTGTGTTACTACAGAACTATTGATGCACATGGAAcatgaagtaaataaaatgtcagtCCTGTGACTGATGAGGCTTAATCTAAATATAGCTCAATCAGCCAGTCTTAAGAGGGTTTAGGACAGCAGTTCCCACCAGCAACAATCAGAACAACATCAGGAAATGTAACCGAAGGAAGAGATTTCTCTGATAACCTGGAGCAGACAAGGTAGAAAAAATGGTAACTCTTCTCTGACCTCAAAGAGCTTGAACAAGGTGATCCAGATAATCACTagagctgctgcaaaaatgAAGGCAGGCACACAGCTGGAGATACCTTCACAGAACCTTACTGTTTGTGTATGAACTGTTTGTGTATGGTTGTTTATcatatgaacagaaaaaaactaccTACCAGCTTCTTGTTCATAGTGTTCCTATTGCATGTACAGCAAATATATAACTTGTGAGTATGGATCTTGTTTCAGTTGGCACCCAGgtttgaaagcaaaactgagaaGAGAGGCATCCTCAGAAAGAGACTGTACAGGTAGCTACTGTCAAGAACAGGATTTTATTCTTATGTGATGACTGGAAACAAATATGACCTTTCAGATGTTGTCTCTAAACATAGTCTGAATTTGATTCTCTTTTTGATGCTAAAGTGATAAAGAACAGTCACAACTGAAGTCAAGAGGAGATGTTATAAGAATATATGAAGTCTGATCTAACACCTAAAACTACAAAAACTCAAGTCAAAGTACTGACAAAGTTGTGCAACCAAAATAAGAAAAGACCACATAACCATGTGAGGAAAGACAGGAGAAGAGCATCTACCACTTCTTTCACAAACTCAGAAAATAACCTGACCTTTCCTTACCCCTTTTGCATAAGCCAGcccacccaaacaaaacaagaacgTATAGAGATCAGCTCTCTGGAGATAAACCTAGATGAaatccttcttcctcctcattcCCAATAAGAAGTCCCATCATGGGCATCCAGCTGCTGTAGtagaagcatttaaaatacagaaaggcATTCTCCACTATTGCTACCACAGAGTTCtcattgttttaaaaactggTCTTTATATCAAACAGGACTAAAGAAAGCAGTGCATTTTCTGCTAGTGAAAAGGGTTTTTTATCAAGTTGCCCTAATGGCCTTCCTTTTTGCAAGCAAggaatggggagaaaaagaatgtTCTCCCTACTGACAAGAAACAGAATGGTATCTATTCTTTGGCATGGATAGAGAACCACCTCAAAGTTGCTGCCCAGCACTATTCATCCCTGCATAAGTTCAAGCACTGAGCTTGTGCCTCACCTGCCTTCCAAAGGTTACTTTTTTAagctttcagtgctgcagtACACCTTCCCTCTTTCCACATCACTTGACCCTTCTATGccaaaacccacccaaaaatAATCTCTGCCCTTTATTCAAGGTTCCTCTCTCCCCTAGGGGGCTGTTCTGAAGCCCTAACACATGCACTGCAGATGACAAGAGGGTTTCTGGGCTGCCTCCTGAAAAACCTACTAGGGCAGAAAAGCGACTGACTCCAAGGATGTCCAAAGCAGAACCGATTTTGCAGAGCTAAGACTGGGTGGTAAATCCAGTGCCTGGAAGATTATGTGTAAGGATAggatgaagaaggaagagcatTTAGTCTCTAAGATTTTACGCCACATGATACGTGAAAGTGGCAACTGTGGTTCCAGACCTGAATGTCTGCAGTTCCTAGCACCAAGTGGtcttttgcacatttttttttcattaacgCAGACTAGTATCTGAACTATATTAACAATGGTTACTGCTTTAATCCATGGGAAGTGCTCAACTTCTTCCTTCATGTACTGCAATACCTCTATATGCCATTCCAAAAATATTGCTCTAACCTCCAAAATACACAGAATCCTGATTAATATTTGCTCTGAAAAGCAGTTCCAGGTTTAAACAGATATTAAGGAAAGCTAGAGAGCTACTGTGACCAAAAAATAAGACCACGGAAGACAGATCatcattaaaacatttattgGCATTCCAACAGTTCAAGATGCAATTCAATTTTCAGCAATTTACAAAAGTATCTAAAGCAGAATACACAGAGCCTAGCCAAAATCATTTGGTATTTTGAAGAGCAAAAAATGCTCAGTTTAAAGTGTTCAGAAGTTGgaatttataaaatacaaacattcTTTCTAGGAGAAGCCTACAATGCTAGAGCTTACGCCTACCAGTGCTTTCCTAAATAGTTACACTTTAATATGcccatttaattttaagaagaTCTTATGcttcacatttgttttcttaataattCAAGAAAGCCCTCTGCAACTATAGTTATTATAAAGTATCACCAAATCTACCAGAATATAGAATCTGAACACTTAAAAGAAGCATCCGTGGCACAAATTCATTCAATACTAGCTCTCTGAACTAAATGCACACCACATCTAATATGTGCTGCTTCTTTTACAGGTTTAATGTAAACTGAAATGTCTATAAACCCAAATTTGAAAATTTGGAATTAAAGTCCTAAATTaacatggatatttttttcaaatcagaatattgaaatagaaataaagcGTGATTCTTATGCAGTAACCACAGAATTAAGAGGCAGCTGCTAGAGAAGTAAAAGTCAGTAATTGTTCAGTTTCACTACAGTATTTGATGAATATGATTTGCTGTTGTCCTTAAACGGTTATCAGTATACCAGAGTTAAGTGCTTGATCACTTAAGTTATCTGTTTATCTGACATCAGCTGAACACTTTGAAGCCATAATTCTCAAGTTATCCTCAAAACCACTTTCAGTAAGAAACTTTACTATCAAAAAATAAGAAGTTCCAGGTTCAGTTGCAATGACATTTGGTAACACCTCTATTACAGCAAAGTTTTGCATTAAGATACGCACCCAAGGTTCAGGTGTTTGAGCTTCTGAAGGCTGCTTATCTGTGTAGGCAGCTCCTCAATCTGGTTGTTGAAAAAGTTGAGCACTTCTATGTTTCTCAGGTCTGCGATGtttgctggcacagctgtgggaAAGTTTTCACAGTGAGAGACTGCAATTAAAGCAAGCTACCCAGACTACAGATGCTTTACAGCACCTGGCACTTGCACTGTTTGTacagtggctgcagcacagaaagcatCTCATTATTCcaataaaagcaaagtttatATCCAAAAAGCCTCCTATCTGGAACCTGTTCTCATTGCTGAGAGCACTCATTTTATACTCTTCAGAAATTACTACCAGAATTGTAAGATATTTTGACTAACAAAGACtactgcagagagagaaagacaaGAACAAGTGCTCTCATATACTAACAGAAGCAGGCTGTCCTCTCAATTCATGTAGCACACACAGGTCTTAAAAGAGCAGAGCCTGAGAGACTTGGATCATTTCATTATTTGAGTGGAAAAAACATTAACGATACAAGTAGTTACACCAAGACAGCAGTTG
It encodes the following:
- the RSU1 gene encoding ras suppressor protein 1, with translation MSKSLKKIVEESREKNQPEVDMCDRGISSMLDVPGLFTLSHITQLVLSHNKLTTVPANIADLRNIEVLNFFNNQIEELPTQISSLQKLKHLNLGMNRLNTLPRGFGSLPALEVLDLTYNNLNENSLPGNFFYLTTLRALYLSDNDFEILPPDIGKLTKLQILSLRDNDLISLPKEIGELTQLKELHIQGNRLTVLPPELGNLDLTGQKQVFKAENNPWVTPIADQFQLGVSHVFEYIRSETYKYLYGRHMQANPEPPKKNNDKSKKISRKPLAAKNK